The genome window TGTACTCGCCGCCGACCTGCTGCAGCGCACCCTCACGATGGTGCTGACCCTGGCCGGACCGCTGCTGCTCGCCGCCCTTGTGGTCGGCGTGCTGATCTCGCTGCTGCAGGCCGTGACCCAGGTGCAGGAACAGAGCCTGACCTTCATCCCGAAGTTGGTGACCATGGCGGTGGTGTTCGTCGTGGCGCTGCCCTGGATGATGCGCTCGCTGGTGACGTTTGCGGTCGGGATGTTCCAGGCCCTGCCGACGGTCGCCCGATGAATCCGTTGTCGATCCTCGAGACGCTGCAGCCGATCAACTGGCCGACCTTCGCGCTGGTCAGCACGCGCGTGGTCGGCCTGATGGTCGTGGCACCTCTCTGGTCGATGACGGCGATTCCCGCCAAGCTGCGCGGCGCGATGGCGATTGTGGTAACGCTCACCCTGCTGCCGATGTCGCAGCGCGCCGCGCTCTCCGCCGATACGGCCGGGATGGTGGTGCCGATGGTCACCGAGTTCATCCTGGGCATCGCCATCGGTCTGTCGGCCGCGATGTTTCTGCACGGCGTCGCGGTGGCGGCCGAAGTGGTGTCGCTGCAGATGGGACTGTCGCTCGGCGTCGCCCTCGGCGGCATGGCCGATGTCGGTTCGCCCGGCATCGGGCAGCTCGAGGGGCAGTTCACCCTCGCCGTGTATGTCGCCGTTGGCGGACATCTTGCGCTGCTGCACGCGCTCGCCAATTCGCTCCAGTCGATTCCGCCGGGCGCGCCGATCAATCTGGCCGAAGGGGGCCGCGCGCTCGTCGCGATGGCTGGCAGCATCTTCACGGTCGCGGTGCAGGTCGCCGCACCGATGATGGTCGCGCTGCTGGTGACCAACCTCGCGCTCGCCGTACTCAACCGCGCGGTGCCGCAACTCAACACGATGATGGTCGCCGTGCCGGTCACGGTCGCGGTCGGCTTCATCGCGCTAGGTGCCACCCTGCCGTACGCCGCCTCGCTGCTCGGCGGCTGGGCTGGTTCGGTGGGTCGCAATGCCGATCAGCTGGTCCAGGCGTTTACCCCTGTCCTGGCGAGGCCGTGATCCATGGCTGAAGAACAGGGACAGGAAAAGACTGAACTCCCGACCGCACGGCGCCTCGATCAGGCGCACGATGATGGTCAGGTCCCACGCAGCCAGGAGCTCTCGGCCGCGATCATCGTGCTTTCCGGCGCGGCGGCCCTCGCGGCCTTCGCCGGCAGCTCGATCGGCAATGGTGTCACGGGTGTCCTGCGCTACTCGACCTCGTGGCTTTCGGCCGAACCGTTCACCGAAGCCGGTGCCACTACGCTGATTCGCGACGTGACGCGCGCGACGATGTTCGCCGTGCTGCCGTTCTTCGCCGCGATCGCCATCCCGGCGCTGGTGATCAACGCGATCCAGGGACGCGGCGTGCTCTCGCTCAAGCCGCTTGCGCCCGACTTCTCGCGCGTCTCGCCGATGAAGGGGCTCGGCCGCCTGCTCAGCGTGCAGTCGCTCTTCACGCTCTTCAAGGCGATTGCCAAGCTGGTCATTCTCGCTTCGATCACCTGGATGGCACTGACCTCGGCGTGGCCGATGATCACCGGGCTCTCCGGCGCCGAGGCACCTGCCGTGCTCCAGGTGGCACGGTCGGTGACCACGCGTCTGGTGCTCTTCGCCGGCCTCGGCTTCCTCGCCTTGTCGGGCGCGGACTATGGCTTCGCGATCTACCAGCACGGCAAGCAGCTGAAGATGACGCGCCAGGAAGTGATCCAGGAGCATCGCGAGAGCGAGGGCGACCCGCAGATCAAGAGCCGGATGCGCGGCATTGCGCAGGCGCTCTCGCGCAAGCGGATGATGGGACGCGTCAAGGAAGCCGACGTGGTGGTGGTCAACCCGACCAACATCGCTGTCGCCATCAAGTACGACGGCGCCTCGTCCTCTGCCCCGATCGTGCTCGCCATGGGTCGTCGCAAGCTGGCCGAGCGGATTCGTGAGCTCGCCAAGGCCGCAAACGTACCGATCGTCCAGAACATTCCGGTGGCCCGCGCACTCATCGCTGGCGCCGAAGTGGGCAAG of Gemmatimonadota bacterium contains these proteins:
- a CDS encoding flagellar biosynthetic protein FliR; the protein is MNPLSILETLQPINWPTFALVSTRVVGLMVVAPLWSMTAIPAKLRGAMAIVVTLTLLPMSQRAALSADTAGMVVPMVTEFILGIAIGLSAAMFLHGVAVAAEVVSLQMGLSLGVALGGMADVGSPGIGQLEGQFTLAVYVAVGGHLALLHALANSLQSIPPGAPINLAEGGRALVAMAGSIFTVAVQVAAPMMVALLVTNLALAVLNRAVPQLNTMMVAVPVTVAVGFIALGATLPYAASLLGGWAGSVGRNADQLVQAFTPVLARP
- a CDS encoding flagellar biosynthetic protein FliQ — encoded protein: MTPVLAADLLQRTLTMVLTLAGPLLLAALVVGVLISLLQAVTQVQEQSLTFIPKLVTMAVVFVVALPWMMRSLVTFAVGMFQALPTVAR
- a CDS encoding EscU/YscU/HrcU family type III secretion system export apparatus switch protein translates to MAEEQGQEKTELPTARRLDQAHDDGQVPRSQELSAAIIVLSGAAALAAFAGSSIGNGVTGVLRYSTSWLSAEPFTEAGATTLIRDVTRATMFAVLPFFAAIAIPALVINAIQGRGVLSLKPLAPDFSRVSPMKGLGRLLSVQSLFTLFKAIAKLVILASITWMALTSAWPMITGLSGAEAPAVLQVARSVTTRLVLFAGLGFLALSGADYGFAIYQHGKQLKMTRQEVIQEHRESEGDPQIKSRMRGIAQALSRKRMMGRVKEADVVVVNPTNIAVAIKYDGASSSAPIVLAMGRRKLAERIRELAKAANVPIVQNIPVARALIAGAEVGKPIPPALYAAVAEVLAFVYRMRAKLPHGLDRGRSA